Proteins from a genomic interval of Pseudodesulfovibrio nedwellii:
- a CDS encoding cysteine synthase: MNNNLLALIGNTPLVEIRHLNPNPNVRILAKLECQNPGGSVKDRVAAAMIQAAEDSGELTPEKTIIEPTSGNTGVGLAMVAAIKGYRIKLLMPETASEERKMIMAAYGAELELTPGHLATDGAIEQAYRYAREEPDKYVLMDQYNNPACITAHYNGTGLEIWEQTEGAVTHCVICLGTSGTAMGIAKRLHEMGDVHVAAVEPYAGHKIQGLKNMLESYPPGIYDKKSLDEVLHVEDDVAFDYCRRLAREEGIFAGMSSGAALGGAIQLAERMESGTVVAIFPDSGERYLSTPLYRHQPGSGVTIYDMASGSDKMLNGSNGLGLYTMGPSLDDTDSIDSWRRLSLLDVFIRHMTASGVAVNAAAGLTDMDDRTLAAAREGGLSREAFAADRLTAVLDRARDMGLTESISFPLSSGSNDTSLSLCRKLLGKGLAYEKLRSVYFDVFRDKRYGEIADVDMDKVSGGHTVDLNSYVKDNPLDFTLLKRATLYDLKRGEVVETQWGNVRPSWFLQHAATALDVLPRIDVMIGSEKHRFPHLENLRAIWSTAGRELQAWMVCQQSSDSDGGRLDAVAEKLGGYRAARCWLLSVANRKPLCASDENLSMWARNWRKVQEGTAVLTLALDAKGDSVSRDVEQAVFDLKAGFKTAMDDGLKFHHFWPALFKFVKRINGWDADNSLTGAAAKACHDELMNIDSILGILDPTQMPVPLSDLPAEVQGMVADRQKAREAKDFAQSDALRDTIEKAGFRVEDTAGIPRVFKA, translated from the coding sequence ATGAATAATAATTTACTTGCATTAATCGGAAATACACCGCTGGTGGAGATACGCCACCTGAACCCTAATCCAAACGTCAGGATTTTGGCGAAACTGGAGTGCCAGAACCCCGGAGGTTCGGTAAAAGACCGCGTGGCCGCCGCCATGATTCAGGCCGCCGAGGATTCTGGCGAATTGACGCCTGAAAAAACCATCATTGAACCGACGTCCGGCAATACCGGTGTTGGGCTTGCCATGGTCGCAGCCATCAAGGGGTATCGTATAAAATTGCTCATGCCGGAGACTGCTTCCGAAGAGCGCAAGATGATCATGGCCGCATACGGGGCCGAGCTTGAATTGACTCCAGGCCATCTTGCTACGGACGGGGCCATTGAGCAGGCATATCGCTATGCGCGTGAGGAACCGGATAAGTATGTCCTCATGGATCAGTACAACAATCCGGCGTGTATTACCGCGCATTATAACGGTACTGGCTTGGAAATCTGGGAACAGACCGAAGGTGCGGTTACGCATTGTGTAATTTGTCTTGGTACGTCTGGTACAGCCATGGGCATAGCCAAGCGACTGCATGAGATGGGTGACGTCCATGTTGCGGCAGTTGAGCCGTATGCTGGTCATAAGATTCAGGGCCTCAAGAATATGCTTGAATCCTACCCGCCCGGAATTTATGACAAGAAGAGCCTTGATGAAGTCCTGCATGTTGAAGATGATGTAGCCTTCGACTATTGCCGTAGACTGGCGCGGGAAGAGGGTATCTTCGCAGGCATGAGTTCAGGTGCGGCTCTTGGCGGGGCCATCCAGTTGGCCGAGCGCATGGAATCAGGCACCGTGGTTGCCATCTTCCCGGATTCCGGTGAGCGATATCTTTCTACGCCGCTGTACAGGCACCAGCCCGGTAGTGGCGTGACTATTTACGACATGGCTTCTGGCTCCGACAAAATGCTCAACGGCTCGAACGGTCTTGGCTTGTATACCATGGGGCCGAGCCTTGATGACACGGATTCCATTGATTCATGGCGTCGCCTTTCGTTGCTTGATGTTTTTATTCGGCACATGACCGCGTCCGGTGTGGCTGTGAATGCTGCCGCCGGTTTGACGGATATGGATGATCGCACACTGGCTGCAGCTCGTGAAGGTGGACTTAGTCGTGAAGCGTTCGCCGCCGATAGGTTGACTGCGGTGCTTGATCGCGCCCGTGATATGGGTTTGACCGAATCCATCAGTTTTCCGCTGTCGTCCGGCAGTAATGATACGTCCTTGTCCCTGTGTCGTAAGCTGCTCGGCAAGGGATTGGCGTATGAGAAGCTGAGAAGCGTGTATTTCGATGTGTTCCGCGATAAGCGATACGGCGAGATCGCAGACGTTGATATGGATAAGGTTTCCGGCGGTCATACCGTGGACCTGAACTCCTACGTCAAGGATAACCCGCTTGATTTCACGTTGTTGAAACGGGCCACCCTGTATGATTTGAAACGGGGTGAGGTCGTGGAAACCCAGTGGGGCAATGTGCGTCCGAGCTGGTTCTTGCAACACGCAGCCACCGCGCTGGATGTGCTACCGCGTATTGATGTCATGATCGGTTCGGAAAAACATCGCTTTCCACATCTGGAAAATCTGCGCGCCATCTGGTCAACGGCTGGCCGGGAACTTCAAGCATGGATGGTCTGTCAGCAGTCGTCGGATAGCGACGGCGGCAGACTGGATGCCGTGGCCGAAAAACTCGGCGGCTACCGTGCGGCCCGCTGTTGGTTGCTCTCGGTGGCGAACCGCAAACCACTGTGCGCATCCGACGAAAATCTTTCCATGTGGGCGCGCAACTGGCGCAAGGTGCAGGAAGGCACAGCCGTCCTGACCCTCGCCCTCGACGCAAAAGGTGACTCGGTCTCCCGTGATGTGGAGCAGGCCGTCTTCGACCTCAAAGCTGGCTTCAAAACAGCCATGGACGATGGCCTTAAGTTCCACCACTTCTGGCCCGCGCTCTTCAAGTTCGTCAAAAGAATCAACGGCTGGGACGCAGACAACTCCCTCACCGGAGCCGCCGCCAAAGCCTGCCACGATGAACTTATGAATATCGATTCCATCCTCGGCATCCTCGACCCCACCCAAATGCCCGTCCCCCTCAGCGACCTCCCCGCCGAGGTCCAAGGCATGGTGGCAGACCGCCAAAAAGCCCGCGAAGCCAAAGACTTCGCCCAGTCCGATGCTCTCCGAGACACAATCGAAAAAGCCGGATTCAGAGTAGAAGACACCGCCGGAATACCAAGAGTGTTTAAGGCATAA
- a CDS encoding DUF6338 family protein: MAFFNDIDSLKLFILVVFPGITAILFYGLLNPRSINWTQLPLEAAFYGFLNFILFQKVLSFNSNLTSNLLYFIFCPSILSLIFYKIRKIKKIQKYIIEPASSPWDFFFEKREECFVIIKLKNGETVGGYFGGDSCAGCYPNKDEIYIQYSYSIDKDGDLGPVKDNTKGILIAKGEYSYLEFFNIEGEKNE; this comes from the coding sequence ATGGCTTTCTTTAATGATATCGATTCGCTTAAATTATTCATTTTAGTTGTTTTTCCCGGAATCACAGCAATCTTATTTTATGGCCTCCTCAATCCACGATCTATAAATTGGACTCAATTGCCCCTTGAAGCTGCATTCTATGGTTTTCTAAACTTTATTTTATTTCAAAAAGTGCTGAGTTTTAACTCTAATCTAACATCAAATTTACTTTATTTCATATTTTGTCCGAGTATTCTTTCATTGATTTTTTATAAAATACGTAAAATTAAGAAAATTCAAAAATATATCATTGAGCCTGCATCCAGCCCTTGGGATTTCTTTTTTGAAAAAAGAGAAGAATGTTTCGTTATTATAAAACTCAAAAATGGAGAAACAGTTGGAGGCTATTTCGGTGGCGACTCTTGTGCAGGCTGCTATCCAAACAAAGACGAAATATACATCCAATATTCATATAGTATCGACAAAGACGGAGACCTTGGACCAGTAAAAGATAATACCAAAGGAATCTTAATTGCCAAAGGAGAATATTCTTATCTTGAATTCTTTAACATAGAAGGAGAAAAAAATGAGTAA
- the msrB gene encoding peptide-methionine (R)-S-oxide reductase MsrB codes for MTMKKTTLLGLGALLLVIGLSSIVFTSPGEKAMTDTQHAEIATLASGCFWCTESDLEKVPGVLKVVSGYAGGEEKNPTYEQVSSGMTGHREAVQVYFDPTQVSYREIIDHYWKYFDPTDDSGSFGDRGFHYTSTIFYHSDEQREAAEASKKALDESERLGGLVVTPVLPFTTFYAAEDYHQNYSRTCPIRYKTYRKFSGRDSYVKETWGDEAKIKSKGATPQPCPLPGTYVRPEDGTIKDSLTPLQYKVTQENGTERPFDNEFWDNKRDGIYVDVVTGEPLFSSKDKFESGTGWPSFTRPIQKESIIENKDSTLGMVRTEVRSKAGDSHLGHLFDDGPQPTGQRYCINSASLRFIAKEDLKDEGYGEFMKLFE; via the coding sequence ATGACCATGAAAAAAACCACACTGCTCGGGCTGGGAGCGTTGCTTCTGGTTATCGGGCTTTCATCCATCGTGTTCACTTCTCCGGGAGAAAAAGCCATGACTGACACACAACACGCGGAAATTGCCACCCTTGCGAGCGGATGTTTCTGGTGCACTGAATCTGATCTCGAAAAAGTTCCCGGCGTTCTAAAGGTTGTCTCCGGCTATGCTGGCGGCGAAGAAAAGAACCCGACTTACGAACAAGTATCCAGTGGCATGACCGGCCATCGCGAGGCGGTGCAGGTGTATTTCGACCCGACACAGGTCAGCTATCGTGAAATTATCGACCATTATTGGAAGTACTTTGATCCCACCGACGACAGTGGGTCTTTCGGTGATCGCGGGTTCCATTACACGTCGACGATTTTCTATCATTCAGATGAACAGCGCGAAGCAGCCGAGGCATCGAAAAAGGCTCTCGACGAATCCGAACGGCTCGGCGGTCTGGTTGTAACGCCCGTTCTGCCGTTCACCACATTTTATGCCGCCGAGGACTACCATCAGAATTATTCTCGCACCTGTCCGATCAGGTACAAGACCTACCGTAAGTTTTCTGGTCGTGACAGTTACGTCAAGGAAACATGGGGTGATGAGGCCAAGATCAAGTCCAAGGGGGCAACTCCACAGCCATGTCCGTTGCCCGGTACATACGTCAGGCCGGAAGACGGCACGATCAAGGATTCGCTGACTCCCCTACAATACAAGGTCACGCAGGAGAACGGCACGGAGCGGCCTTTTGACAACGAGTTTTGGGACAACAAGCGTGACGGGATTTATGTGGATGTAGTCACGGGTGAGCCTTTATTCTCGTCCAAAGACAAGTTTGAGTCCGGCACTGGATGGCCGAGCTTTACCCGTCCCATCCAGAAGGAAAGCATCATCGAGAACAAGGATTCGACCCTTGGCATGGTGAGGACTGAAGTTCGCAGCAAGGCCGGAGATTCGCATTTGGGACATTTATTTGATGATGGGCCGCAGCCGACCGGTCAGCGGTATTGTATTAATTCCGCTTCGCTCAGGTTTATTGCGAAGGAGGATTTGAAGGATGAAGGCTATGGGGAGTTTATGAAGTTATTTGAATAA